One Triticum dicoccoides isolate Atlit2015 ecotype Zavitan chromosome 5B, WEW_v2.0, whole genome shotgun sequence genomic window carries:
- the LOC119308751 gene encoding protein FLUORESCENT IN BLUE LIGHT, chloroplastic-like isoform X2: MMEAVSSCFGKALVTSSAVMLAMPPSCLAEECDPGYSLPNMPLLFAIAMVGATVGGLLARQRKGELKKLNDQLRQINASLRRQAKIESYAPALSYAPAASKIPESEVIVDPHKQRLLAYLRTGKNYLRNQAPDKAFSEFKAALDLAQSLGDHVEEKKAARGLGASLQRQGNYKEAIKYHSMVLSISKMTGEDSGVTEAYGAIADCYTEVGELEKAGKFYDEYIARLEND; encoded by the exons ATGATG GAAGCTGTATCTTCTTGTTTCGGGAAAGCATTGGTGACCAGCAGTGCTGTCATGCTTGCGATGCCACCCAGTTGCTTGGCAGAAGAATGTGACCCGGGGTACTCTCTTCCTAACATGCCGCTGCTGTTTGCGATAGCCATGGTTGGTGCTACTGTTGGAG GGCTCCTTGCGAGACAAAGGAAAGGGGAACTTAAAAAGCTTAATGATCAGCTACGTCAGATAAATGCTTCACTGAGAAGACAAGCCAAGATCGAATCTTATGCTCCTGCTTTGAGCTATGCACCGGCTGCTAGTAAGATACCAGAATCAGAAGTCATTGTTGATCCTCACAAACAGCGCCTGCTCGCATATCTGAGGACTGGGAAGAACTACCTGAGAAACCAAGCTCCAGACAAGGCATTTTCCGAGTTTAAGGCAGCTCTTGATCTTGCACAATCTTTGGGTGATCATGTTGAAGAGAAGAAGGCGGCACGAGGATTAG GAGCATCATTGCAAAGACAAGGAAATTACAAGGAAGCAATAAAGTACCACTCCATGGTTCTCAGCATCTCCAAGATGACTGGAGAGGATTCAGGTGTCACTGAGGCATATGGGGCAATAGCCGATTGCTACACCGAAGTTGGTGAGCTCGAGAAGGCAGGCAAGTTCTACGATGAGTACATTGCAAGATTGGAGAATGACTGA
- the LOC119308751 gene encoding protein FLUORESCENT IN BLUE LIGHT, chloroplastic-like isoform X1 — protein MPLLMRLSPPAAAPSPQYRRSHGGSTTRLKAVLPETSERMFLVARHASSSTDAVRPRSDNFDIANGHGHFLIKSTSDLQEAVSSCFGKALVTSSAVMLAMPPSCLAEECDPGYSLPNMPLLFAIAMVGATVGGLLARQRKGELKKLNDQLRQINASLRRQAKIESYAPALSYAPAASKIPESEVIVDPHKQRLLAYLRTGKNYLRNQAPDKAFSEFKAALDLAQSLGDHVEEKKAARGLGASLQRQGNYKEAIKYHSMVLSISKMTGEDSGVTEAYGAIADCYTEVGELEKAGKFYDEYIARLEND, from the exons ATGCCGCTTCTAATGCGTCTCTCCccaccggcggcggcgccgtcgccGCAGTACCGGCGAAGCCACGGAGGTTCTACCACGAGATTAAAAGCCGTACTCCCCGAGACCTCAG AGCGAATGTTTCTTGTAGCTAGACATGCCTCATCGTCGACTGATGCGGTGCGTCCTAGGAGCGACAACTTTGATATAGCTAATGGACATGGTCATTTCCTTATCAAGTCTACATCTGATCTTCAG GAAGCTGTATCTTCTTGTTTCGGGAAAGCATTGGTGACCAGCAGTGCTGTCATGCTTGCGATGCCACCCAGTTGCTTGGCAGAAGAATGTGACCCGGGGTACTCTCTTCCTAACATGCCGCTGCTGTTTGCGATAGCCATGGTTGGTGCTACTGTTGGAG GGCTCCTTGCGAGACAAAGGAAAGGGGAACTTAAAAAGCTTAATGATCAGCTACGTCAGATAAATGCTTCACTGAGAAGACAAGCCAAGATCGAATCTTATGCTCCTGCTTTGAGCTATGCACCGGCTGCTAGTAAGATACCAGAATCAGAAGTCATTGTTGATCCTCACAAACAGCGCCTGCTCGCATATCTGAGGACTGGGAAGAACTACCTGAGAAACCAAGCTCCAGACAAGGCATTTTCCGAGTTTAAGGCAGCTCTTGATCTTGCACAATCTTTGGGTGATCATGTTGAAGAGAAGAAGGCGGCACGAGGATTAG GAGCATCATTGCAAAGACAAGGAAATTACAAGGAAGCAATAAAGTACCACTCCATGGTTCTCAGCATCTCCAAGATGACTGGAGAGGATTCAGGTGTCACTGAGGCATATGGGGCAATAGCCGATTGCTACACCGAAGTTGGTGAGCTCGAGAAGGCAGGCAAGTTCTACGATGAGTACATTGCAAGATTGGAGAATGACTGA